The Anabrus simplex isolate iqAnaSimp1 chromosome 1, ASM4041472v1, whole genome shotgun sequence genome window below encodes:
- the LOC136873962 gene encoding uncharacterized protein MCAP_0864 — protein sequence MAAVKYSLSFVVLVVEVTIICHPVWTAERACESMTSCDLYAELQEHSKLIAGFSYNVKKADNALKQLREEKITLKNRVKALEEELKEGENGSVFLTNQEAINKLTLEDKELEKRITNLTNNINELKDQVDVIYIDNLRNNDKDLQDLQSRVKQLNDQVKRLDEIVRNHTEKFGLLTSRESPEISDKDQIQVSALRKKHERLEYQVKQMGRKCGGNEEGDSLDSLGIELETVKSSYDTLQDQVTELQDKCVAQNTQLDRMLEELTRRVEEMEKAERENANRTVKLNVKSKIDPKADKVAVVRLSSPP from the coding sequence ATGGCTGCTGTGAAATACTCATTATCGTTCGTCGTCTTGGTTGTAGAAGTGACTATCATCTGCCATCCAGTCTGGACGGCAGAACGTGCTTGTGAATCTATGACATCTTGTGATTTATACGCGGAGCTGCAAGAGCATTCAAAATTGATCGCCGGCTTCAGTTACAACGTGAAGAAAGCTGACAATGCTCTGAAGCAGCTAAGAGAAGAAAAGATCACATTAAAGAATCGTGTGAAAGCTTTGGAGGAGGAGCTTAAAGAAGGTGAAAATGGTTCCGTATTCTTAACTAACCAAGAAGCAATAAACAAGCTAACGTTAGAAGATAAAGAATTGGAGAAACGTATCACTAACTTGACCAATAATATTAATGAACTTAAGGATCAGGTTGACGTTATTTATATTGATAACCTTCGTAACAATGACAAAGATCTGCAAGATCTACAGTCAAGGGTAAAGCAACTGAATGATCAAGTGAAAAGACTAGATGAAATTGTTAGAAATCATACCGAAAAGTTTGGGCTTCTAACATCTCGGGAAAGTCCAGAGATTTCGGATAAGGATCAAATACAAGTCTCGGCGCTCAGGAAGAAGCATGAGAGACTAGAATATCAAGTTAAACAAATGGGAAGAAAATGCGGGGGAAACGAGGAAGGCGATAGTCTAGACTCACTAGGTATTGAACTGGAGACCGTCAAGTCATCCTACGATACATTACAGGACCAGGTGACTGAGCTGCAAGATAAATGTGTGGCTCAGAATACACAACTGGACAGGATGCTGGAAGAGTTGACCAGACGAGTGGAGGAGATGGAGAAAGCGGAGCGGGAGAATGCTAACAGAACTGTGAAACTGAACGTGAAGAGTAAAATTGATCCAAAGGCTGATAAAGTCGCAGTTGTACGTCTTTCATCTCCACCATGA